A section of the Campylobacter lanienae NCTC 13004 genome encodes:
- a CDS encoding argininosuccinate synthase: MKAKDVKKVVLAYSGGLDTSIILKWLQDEYKCEVVTFTADIGQGEEVEPARAKAISLGIKPENIFIEDLKEEFVRDFVFPMFRANAIYEGEYLLGTSIARPLIAKRLVEIAAQTGADCISHGATGKGNDQVRFEIGAYALNPNIKVIAPWREWDLDSREKLLAYASKHGIDISKKKGKSPYSMDANLLHISYEGLILEDPNNAPEDDMWRWTTSPKDAPNESEIIEITYKNGDPVALNGKELNPSQMLQELNRLGAKHGIGRLDIVENRYVGMKSRGCYETPGGTIMLKAHRAIESITLDREAAHLKDELMPRYAKLIYNGYWFSPERKMLQAAIDESQKHVNGVVRVELYKGNVIIIGRDSKSDNLFNEAYCTFEEDSVYDQKDANGFIKLNALRFIIAGKNGRKID, from the coding sequence ATGAAAGCAAAAGATGTCAAAAAGGTAGTTTTGGCCTATAGTGGCGGACTTGATACTAGTATAATTTTAAAGTGGCTACAAGATGAGTATAAATGCGAGGTTGTTACATTTACAGCTGATATCGGTCAAGGCGAAGAGGTAGAACCAGCAAGAGCCAAAGCAATTAGCCTTGGTATAAAACCTGAAAATATATTTATTGAAGATCTTAAAGAAGAATTTGTGCGTGACTTTGTATTTCCTATGTTTAGGGCAAATGCTATATATGAAGGTGAGTATCTTTTAGGCACATCGATTGCTAGACCATTAATAGCTAAAAGACTTGTAGAGATAGCAGCACAAACCGGGGCTGATTGTATCAGCCATGGCGCTACGGGTAAGGGAAATGATCAAGTTAGATTTGAGATTGGTGCTTATGCTTTAAATCCAAATATCAAAGTTATTGCCCCTTGGAGAGAGTGGGATCTAGATAGTCGTGAAAAGCTCTTAGCCTACGCTTCAAAACATGGAATAGATATTAGCAAGAAAAAGGGTAAATCTCCATACTCAATGGATGCGAATTTGCTTCATATATCTTATGAAGGGTTGATTTTAGAAGATCCAAATAACGCACCTGAAGATGATATGTGGCGTTGGACTACAAGCCCAAAAGATGCTCCAAATGAGAGCGAAATCATAGAAATCACATATAAAAATGGCGATCCAGTAGCACTAAATGGCAAAGAGTTAAATCCTAGCCAAATGCTTCAAGAGCTAAATAGACTTGGTGCTAAGCATGGTATCGGCAGACTTGATATAGTCGAAAATCGCTATGTAGGGATGAAAAGCCGTGGTTGCTATGAAACCCCAGGTGGGACTATAATGCTAAAAGCTCATAGGGCAATTGAGAGTATAACCTTAGATAGAGAAGCAGCTCATTTAAAAGATGAATTAATGCCAAGATATGCTAAATTAATCTACAATGGATATTGGTTTTCTCCGGAAAGAAAGATGCTTCAAGCCGCTATCGATGAGAGTCAAAAGCATGTAAATGGCGTAGTAAGAGTAGAATTATATAAAGGCAATGTTATAATAATCGGTAGAGATAGCAAGAGCGATAATCTATTTAACGAGGCTTATTGTACCTTTGAAGAAGATAGTGTATATGACCAAAAAGATGCAAATGGATTTATCAAACTAAATGCTCTTCGTTTTATCATCGCTGGTAAAAATGGTAGAAAAATTGATTAA
- the tsaE gene encoding tRNA (adenosine(37)-N6)-threonylcarbamoyltransferase complex ATPase subunit type 1 TsaE, protein MSKRFELGLNELDKLIIELPNSGIIALRGNLASGKTTLSQAIIKTQATSPTFSIMQEYDGIYHYDIYQGGFKAIKQNGLYENFYEDGLHIVEWADDELIEFAKKNGLDICIVDIEICGDKRIYEVSYA, encoded by the coding sequence ATGTCAAAGAGATTTGAGCTAGGGTTAAATGAGCTTGATAAGTTGATAATAGAGTTACCAAATAGCGGTATTATCGCACTTAGAGGGAATTTAGCTAGTGGTAAGACTACGCTTAGTCAAGCAATTATCAAGACTCAAGCTACATCGCCGACTTTTAGCATTATGCAAGAGTATGATGGAATTTATCATTATGATATCTATCAAGGCGGATTTAAGGCGATTAAACAAAATGGTTTATATGAGAATTTTTATGAAGATGGGCTTCATATAGTTGAGTGGGCAGATGATGAGTTGATTGAATTTGCTAAGAAAAATGGCCTTGATATATGTATTGTGGATATTGAAATTTGCGGTGATAAGAGAATTTATGAGGTGAGTTATGCATAG
- a CDS encoding O-acetylhomoserine aminocarboxypropyltransferase/cysteine synthase family protein, whose amino-acid sequence MQKETLATHYGYDTKVGTGAMSVPIYQSTAYDFGTAETAANRFALKELGPIYSRLTNPTLDIFEARIAALEGGKAAISTSSGQAAIFFAIANLAEAGDNIIVAKKIYGGATTLLTHTIKRFGIKAKIFDSDSADDLEGLIDDKTKAIFFETLSNPQIAIANVEKIVEIANKYGVVTVADNTVATPILFNPIKKGVDVVVHSASKYISGQGISVAGAIVSSEKLNQKLLKNKRYDHFNVAEDSYHGLVYADLVGAFDIYTLRIRLSLLRDIGATLSAFNAWQLIQGLETLSIRVKEHSKNALKVAEFLESHPKVKYVNYPGLKSSNLNAYVKANFTDGLASGLLSFEVADYETAKKVLDSVKIFSVVVNIGDSKSIITHPASTTHQQIPVDELAATGISQGLIRLSIGLENADDLISDLQEALK is encoded by the coding sequence ATGCAAAAGGAAACTTTAGCAACGCATTATGGTTATGATACAAAGGTTGGCACAGGTGCTATGTCAGTGCCTATCTATCAAAGCACAGCTTATGATTTTGGTACAGCTGAGACTGCGGCAAATAGATTTGCTCTAAAAGAGCTTGGGCCTATATATTCTCGTCTTACAAACCCAACTCTTGATATATTTGAAGCTCGCATTGCAGCCCTTGAAGGTGGCAAAGCGGCTATTAGCACTTCAAGTGGTCAAGCGGCGATATTCTTTGCAATTGCGAATTTAGCTGAAGCTGGCGACAATATAATAGTAGCTAAGAAAATTTATGGTGGTGCCACTACACTTCTAACTCACACTATTAAAAGATTTGGTATAAAAGCTAAAATTTTTGATTCTGATAGTGCTGATGATTTAGAAGGCTTGATAGATGATAAAACCAAGGCTATATTCTTTGAAACTCTATCAAATCCGCAAATAGCCATCGCAAATGTAGAAAAAATCGTTGAAATAGCCAACAAATATGGTGTAGTGACAGTAGCTGATAATACAGTTGCGACTCCAATTTTATTTAACCCAATCAAAAAAGGCGTAGATGTCGTAGTTCATAGTGCTAGCAAATATATCAGCGGACAAGGCATTAGCGTAGCTGGTGCTATAGTTTCTAGTGAAAAACTAAATCAAAAATTACTCAAAAACAAAAGATATGATCACTTCAATGTAGCAGAAGATAGCTATCATGGCCTAGTATATGCTGATTTGGTGGGGGCTTTTGATATCTATACTTTAAGAATTCGCCTAAGTCTATTAAGAGATATTGGCGCTACACTTTCAGCATTTAACGCTTGGCAATTAATACAAGGCTTAGAAACTCTAAGCATCAGAGTCAAAGAGCACTCTAAAAACGCGCTAAAAGTAGCTGAGTTCTTAGAGTCTCATCCAAAAGTCAAATATGTAAATTACCCAGGCTTAAAAAGCTCAAATTTAAACGCCTATGTCAAAGCTAATTTCACAGATGGCCTAGCTAGTGGGCTTTTGAGCTTTGAAGTAGCTGATTATGAAACAGCTAAAAAAGTACTAGATAGCGTCAAAATATTTAGCGTAGTAGTAAATATCGGTGATAGCAAATCTATAATCACTCACCCAGCTAGCACAACTCATCAGCAAATTCCAGTCGATGAATTAGCAGCTACTGGCATTAGCCAAGGCTTAATACGCTTAAGCATAGGTCTAGAAAACGCTGATGATTTAATAAGCGATCTTCAAGAAGCATTAAAATGA
- a CDS encoding tyrosine-type recombinase/integrase, whose protein sequence is MKYKLDCKDNFKSSMLFWLGRFVKYKLNSLSNKELKDPKALASVNFALTKGVKDIDELDGLAKVARNAGLTGINTYFNPLKKIYETLSYYDLESLTQIDEDLLSEVLASATGSLSDASKKNYRIAAINFFSYLSKQNEENGKSHIFDIELKNWGGISGRRGAKLPEFMGEDEVKRFIAAIDTAEFKSNTHRNRLIIKIIIFTGIRVSEAINLKRKDISQEGDLYIIRIRGKGNKYRVVMVKKHLIDTLLDSIAINYINQDGYIFVNRNGGKLTQAYVSRIVEQILFQAGIRKGKNGAHMLRHTFATMLYKKQKDLVLVQEALGHASLDTSRIYTHFDSDKLKLAAKVAEELND, encoded by the coding sequence ATGAAGTATAAGTTAGATTGTAAAGATAATTTCAAAAGCTCTATGCTATTTTGGCTTGGTAGATTTGTGAAATATAAGCTAAATTCACTCTCAAATAAGGAGCTAAAAGATCCAAAAGCCCTAGCTAGTGTGAATTTCGCTTTGACAAAAGGTGTAAAAGATATTGATGAGTTAGATGGCCTAGCTAAGGTCGCTAGAAATGCCGGTTTAACCGGTATAAATACATATTTTAATCCGCTTAAAAAGATCTATGAAACTCTAAGCTATTATGATCTTGAGAGTTTAACGCAGATTGATGAAGATCTATTAAGCGAGGTTTTGGCTAGTGCCACTGGCTCATTAAGCGATGCGAGTAAGAAAAATTATAGGATAGCGGCTATAAATTTTTTTAGCTATTTAAGCAAGCAAAATGAAGAAAATGGCAAATCTCATATATTTGATATTGAGCTTAAAAATTGGGGTGGAATCAGCGGAAGGCGTGGCGCTAAGCTACCTGAATTTATGGGTGAGGATGAAGTAAAGAGATTTATAGCGGCTATTGATACGGCTGAATTTAAGAGCAATACGCATAGAAATAGGCTAATTATAAAGATTATTATTTTTACTGGAATTCGTGTGAGCGAAGCTATAAATTTAAAACGAAAAGATATTAGCCAAGAGGGTGATTTATATATCATTAGGATACGAGGCAAGGGCAATAAATATAGAGTTGTGATGGTCAAAAAGCATCTCATAGATACGCTTTTGGACTCTATAGCTATCAACTATATAAATCAAGATGGATATATATTTGTCAATCGCAATGGTGGGAAATTAACCCAAGCTTATGTGAGTAGAATAGTGGAGCAAATTTTGTTTCAAGCTGGTATTAGAAAAGGCAAAAATGGCGCTCACATGCTTAGACACACATTTGCTACAATGCTATATAAAAAGCAAAAAGACCTAGTCTTAGTCCAAGAAGCGCTAGGTCACGCTAGTCTAGATACATCTAGAATTTACACACATTTTGATAGTGATAAGCTCAAATTAGCCGCCAAAGTAGCTGAAGAGTTAAATGATTAA
- a CDS encoding RNA-binding S4 domain-containing protein, giving the protein MRVDKFLNIVNITKRRAISEDMCKSGVVSINGVVAKPSKEVKIGDKITIKFIVKEVSYEVLAIPMTKSIPKSEQSSYVKEI; this is encoded by the coding sequence ATGAGAGTGGATAAATTTTTAAATATAGTCAATATCACAAAACGGCGTGCTATTAGCGAAGATATGTGTAAAAGTGGCGTAGTAAGCATAAATGGAGTTGTGGCCAAGCCTAGCAAAGAGGTAAAAATAGGCGATAAGATTACTATTAAATTTATAGTTAAAGAAGTGAGCTATGAAGTTTTAGCTATCCCAATGACTAAATCAATCCCAAAAAGTGAGCAAAGTAGCTATGTCAAAGAGATTTGA
- the murG gene encoding undecaprenyldiphospho-muramoylpentapeptide beta-N-acetylglucosaminyltransferase, with protein MIAITGGGTGGHLAIAKAFANELNSRGIKAIFIGSSSGQDKMWFENSDIFEATYFLNSSGVVNKRGFGRLKSLINILNLAFKCKKIFKFHKVSSVISVGGYSAAPAAFGAIIWGKKLYIHEQNAVIGRLNLILKPFAREFFSSYFEPKFDYPVDEKFFKISRIRKNLNTILFLGGSQGANFINNLALNLAKDLDKNGIKIIHQCGQKDYETIVEKYKELNIKAEVFAFSKDIDLFMSRADFCISRAGASTIWELCAASLPTLFIPFPYAANNHQFYNAKFLNDQNAAMVLKENEIDNKNLLNIIYNLNLEDISQKLINLLNKNGSKVIIDRILQDY; from the coding sequence ATGATAGCGATAACTGGCGGTGGCACGGGCGGGCATTTGGCTATTGCCAAAGCGTTTGCTAATGAGTTAAATTCTCGTGGTATCAAAGCGATATTTATAGGCTCAAGTAGCGGACAAGATAAAATGTGGTTTGAAAATAGCGATATATTTGAAGCTACATATTTCTTAAATAGCAGCGGTGTGGTAAATAAACGAGGTTTTGGTAGGTTAAAATCTTTAATTAATATATTAAATTTAGCTTTTAAATGTAAGAAAATTTTTAAATTTCATAAAGTTAGTTCAGTTATTAGTGTAGGTGGATATAGTGCGGCTCCAGCGGCATTTGGTGCTATTATTTGGGGTAAAAAGCTATATATCCATGAGCAAAATGCTGTAATTGGTAGGTTGAATTTGATTTTAAAACCATTTGCTAGGGAGTTTTTTAGCTCATATTTTGAGCCGAAATTTGACTATCCTGTTGATGAAAAATTTTTTAAAATAAGCAGAATTCGCAAAAATTTAAATACAATACTATTTCTTGGTGGTTCACAAGGGGCGAATTTTATCAATAATTTAGCTTTGAATTTGGCTAAAGATTTAGATAAAAATGGTATTAAAATCATCCATCAATGCGGTCAAAAAGATTATGAAACCATCGTAGAAAAATATAAAGAGCTAAATATAAAAGCCGAAGTTTTCGCTTTTAGCAAAGATATTGATCTATTTATGAGTAGGGCGGATTTTTGTATTAGTAGGGCTGGGGCTAGCACTATTTGGGAGCTTTGTGCGGCTAGTTTGCCTACGCTTTTTATACCATTTCCATACGCTGCTAATAACCATCAATTCTACAATGCGAAGTTTTTAAACGATCAAAATGCGGCTATGGTATTAAAAGAAAATGAGATAGATAACAAAAATTTGCTTAATATAATTTATAATCTAAATTTAGAAGATATCTCACAAAAATTGATAAATTTGCTAAATAAAAATGGCTCAAAAGTGATAATTGATAGGATTTTACAAGATTACTAG
- a CDS encoding N-acetyl sugar amidotransferase has protein sequence MKFCKKCVMPDTKPNLNFDEDGICDACRSQETKNSNIDWQSRKTELLEIVKKYKKHPIYDCVIGVSGGKDSTFQVLTMLNLGLKPLCVCFEPTIPTKVGRKNLNNLNSIGVDIIHIKRDPNVYKKLAKAAFKKTGDNEWQNHLGIFSCVPRIAVSFGIPLIIWGESPQLEYGGPASSKDNNILDKAWLDRFGGLLGSSIEDMIGVDGLTQKDLYFYTYPSDEELKRVNVTGVFLGYYVKWNYKENLRIAKEHGFSCSDRPVETTYENFENLDCYSNHLHDYLKYCKYGFGRATDNACLDIRLGYIDREEGVRLVNKYDGKPPKKAIKKYLEYSGFSDDEFWEIVDSFTNKDIFKCDENGKFLRDIDGSLIRKENTILK, from the coding sequence ATGAAATTCTGTAAAAAATGTGTCATGCCAGATACCAAGCCAAATTTAAATTTCGATGAAGATGGAATTTGCGATGCTTGTAGATCTCAAGAGACAAAAAATAGTAATATTGATTGGCAAAGTAGAAAGACTGAATTATTAGAGATTGTCAAAAAGTATAAAAAGCACCCAATTTATGATTGTGTGATTGGAGTAAGTGGTGGCAAGGATTCTACTTTTCAAGTTTTAACAATGCTAAATTTAGGTCTTAAACCACTTTGTGTATGCTTTGAGCCGACTATTCCAACAAAAGTAGGTCGCAAAAATTTAAATAATTTAAATAGCATAGGTGTAGATATCATCCATATAAAAAGAGATCCAAATGTCTATAAAAAACTTGCCAAAGCAGCTTTTAAAAAAACTGGAGATAATGAGTGGCAAAACCATCTTGGGATATTCTCTTGTGTGCCACGCATTGCTGTGAGTTTTGGAATTCCATTAATAATTTGGGGCGAAAGTCCGCAATTAGAGTATGGTGGCCCAGCTTCATCAAAGGATAATAATATCTTAGATAAGGCTTGGCTAGATAGATTTGGCGGGCTTTTAGGAAGTAGTATAGAAGATATGATAGGCGTAGATGGCCTTACGCAAAAAGATCTATATTTTTACACTTACCCAAGTGACGAAGAGTTAAAAAGGGTAAATGTAACTGGTGTATTCTTAGGATATTATGTAAAATGGAATTATAAAGAGAATTTAAGAATTGCCAAAGAGCATGGCTTTAGCTGTTCTGATCGCCCAGTAGAGACTACATATGAAAATTTTGAGAATTTGGATTGCTATTCTAATCATCTACATGACTATTTAAAATATTGTAAATATGGCTTTGGTAGAGCTACTGATAATGCGTGTCTCGATATTAGATTAGGTTATATAGATAGAGAAGAGGGCGTAAGATTAGTAAATAAATATGATGGCAAACCACCTAAAAAGGCTATTAAAAAATATCTTGAGTATAGCGGATTTAGCGATGATGAGTTTTGGGAAATTGTAGATTCATTTACCAATAAAGATATATTTAAATGTGATGAAAATGGTAAATTTTTGCGTGATATAGATGGCTCATTAATCCGTAAAGAGAATACAATACTCAAATAA
- a CDS encoding FtsW/RodA/SpoVE family cell cycle protein: MYGVDAKLFYSCTILIAIGMVFSLSLPAFTVLYYDYSSYHFFIRQFVVGVVGIFIMYQLSQIDPDKRWIGSLSAFEVIGFTLFFGSFLAMVIMQFLPSSLVPVTGGAKRWIRVGPISLSPVEFFKIGFVFFLAWSFSRKLDHNKKRLKDEFLLLFPYFIIFAIAVFLIAILQKDLGQVVVLALTLIVLATFAGTSKRFFGLFGLAGVILVFFAIITQEHRIRRFQSWWVTNQDFVLSFLPASMADILRVSGAEEPYQIGHSLNAIYHGGFFGVGLGNGTFKLGFLSEVHTDFVLAGIAEELGFIGIFLITLIMIFVIYRILKISSRNKNRVYHLFSLGIGTIITMAFLINSYGITSITPIKGIAVPFLSYGGSSILALCVGVGMVLMISKKADLS, from the coding sequence ATGTATGGAGTTGATGCTAAGCTATTTTATAGTTGTACTATTTTGATTGCTATTGGTATGGTATTTTCACTCTCATTACCAGCTTTTACCGTGCTTTATTACGATTATTCTAGTTATCACTTTTTTATTAGGCAGTTTGTTGTTGGGGTGGTTGGAATTTTCATTATGTATCAGCTCTCGCAGATCGACCCTGATAAGAGATGGATAGGCTCGCTTAGTGCTTTTGAAGTGATAGGATTTACTCTATTTTTTGGCTCTTTTTTGGCTATGGTTATTATGCAGTTTTTGCCATCTTCGCTTGTGCCTGTTACTGGTGGGGCTAAGAGATGGATAAGAGTTGGGCCTATATCTTTATCGCCTGTGGAGTTTTTTAAGATTGGCTTTGTCTTTTTCTTGGCGTGGAGTTTTTCAAGAAAGCTAGATCACAATAAAAAACGCTTAAAAGATGAATTTTTACTTCTTTTTCCATATTTTATTATTTTTGCTATTGCTGTTTTTTTGATCGCAATTTTACAAAAAGATCTAGGTCAAGTGGTGGTTTTGGCACTAACTTTGATAGTTTTGGCGACATTTGCTGGGACTAGTAAAAGATTTTTTGGTTTGTTTGGTCTGGCTGGGGTGATTTTGGTATTTTTCGCTATTATAACCCAAGAGCATAGGATTAGGAGATTTCAGTCTTGGTGGGTAACAAATCAAGATTTTGTATTGTCATTTTTACCTGCTAGTATGGCTGATATTTTAAGAGTTAGCGGAGCAGAAGAGCCATATCAAATAGGCCACTCGCTAAATGCAATTTATCATGGCGGGTTTTTTGGTGTGGGGCTTGGTAATGGGACTTTTAAGCTTGGATTTTTAAGTGAAGTTCATACGGATTTTGTATTGGCTGGTATCGCTGAAGAGCTTGGATTTATAGGGATTTTTCTCATTACTTTGATAATGATTTTTGTGATTTATAGAATACTTAAAATTTCATCAAGAAACAAAAATAGAGTCTATCATCTATTTAGCTTAGGCATTGGGACTATTATCACGATGGCGTTTTTAATCAACTCATACGGTATAACATCAATTACGCCGATTAAGGGGATTGCGGTTCCATTTTTGAGTTATGGAGGGAGTTCTATTTTGGCACTTTGTGTAGGAGTTGGGATGGTGCTTATGATTAGCAAAAAAGCAGATCTATCATGA
- the lptB gene encoding LPS export ABC transporter ATP-binding protein, giving the protein MHSLEVRNLKKSIKKTDIIKGISLEIKSGEVVGLLGPNGAGKTTTFYMICGLISPSSGEILLDGENITANPLHKRARQGIGYLPQESSIFKDLSVEENLILAAQIIYKDSKTIEQKVEEMLNLLNIEPIRSRKGLSLSGGERRRCEIARSLMIMPKFLLLDEPFAGVDPIAVADIQSIINDLKKLNIGILITDHNVRETLAICDRAYVIKGGVLLASGNANEVANNKLVRTHYLGEEFRLLD; this is encoded by the coding sequence ATGCATAGCTTAGAGGTTAGAAATTTAAAAAAAAGCATTAAAAAAACTGATATTATAAAAGGAATTTCGCTTGAGATTAAAAGCGGTGAAGTGGTTGGGCTTTTAGGCCCAAATGGAGCTGGTAAGACTACGACTTTTTATATGATTTGTGGGCTTATTTCGCCTAGTAGTGGCGAAATTTTGCTTGATGGCGAGAATATCACGGCTAATCCACTACACAAAAGAGCTAGGCAAGGGATCGGCTACCTGCCTCAAGAGAGTAGCATTTTTAAAGATCTATCAGTAGAAGAAAATCTTATTTTAGCCGCACAAATCATCTATAAAGATAGCAAAACTATCGAGCAAAAAGTAGAAGAGATGCTAAATTTGTTAAATATCGAGCCTATTAGATCTAGAAAGGGGCTTAGTCTAAGCGGTGGCGAAAGACGCAGATGTGAGATCGCTAGGAGTTTGATGATAATGCCAAAATTTTTACTACTTGATGAGCCTTTTGCTGGGGTTGATCCAATCGCTGTGGCTGATATACAAAGCATTATAAATGATCTTAAAAAGTTAAATATCGGAATTCTAATCACAGATCACAATGTGCGTGAGACTCTAGCTATTTGCGATAGAGCCTATGTGATTAAGGGCGGTGTCTTGCTAGCTAGTGGAAATGCAAATGAAGTAGCAAATAATAAACTTGTTAGAACTCACTATCTTGGTGAAGAGTTTAGATTGTTAGACTAA
- a CDS encoding RrF2 family transcriptional regulator, producing MSLLTTKGVYGLMAILEISKGDRSNPISLKDISLAINVSKNYLEQLLNSLRKDGIVGSIKGIKGGYYLSKPIDEITLYDLFSSLENEFNLINIELENTLYNLFFKEYNDKLKELFMQPLSSIKIDQAQAGKYLNYII from the coding sequence ATGAGCCTACTTACAACCAAAGGCGTGTATGGCTTGATGGCTATTCTTGAGATATCAAAAGGAGATAGAAGCAATCCTATCTCCTTAAAAGATATCTCATTAGCTATAAATGTTTCAAAAAACTATTTAGAACAACTTCTAAATAGTCTTCGCAAAGATGGTATAGTAGGTAGTATTAAAGGAATTAAGGGTGGGTATTATCTTAGCAAACCTATAGATGAGATCACCCTTTATGATCTATTTAGCAGCTTAGAAAATGAATTTAATCTAATAAATATAGAGTTAGAAAATACTCTATATAACCTATTTTTCAAAGAGTATAATGATAAGTTAAAAGAGCTTTTTATGCAACCTTTAAGCAGTATTAAAATAGATCAAGCTCAAGCTGGTAAATATCTGAACTATATAATTTAA
- a CDS encoding ankyrin repeat domain-containing protein, protein MITPEEEKRYEELCGYAFDFARHNECNELEKMINAGLNPNLKNHKGDSLLMLAAYNGSFETTKMLIQKGARVDERNDRGQTPLAGVCFKGNLEITKLLVENGADIDANNGMGLTPYSFAVMFNRADIAKYLLSKSKKWGFLKIISLKLLELISKFKGKKSQKSE, encoded by the coding sequence ATGATAACCCCAGAAGAAGAAAAACGCTATGAAGAGCTTTGCGGATATGCCTTTGATTTTGCTAGGCATAATGAGTGTAATGAGCTTGAAAAGATGATAAACGCAGGGCTTAATCCAAATTTAAAAAATCATAAGGGCGATAGCTTACTTATGTTAGCAGCTTATAATGGCTCATTTGAAACTACAAAAATGCTAATCCAAAAGGGCGCTAGAGTAGATGAGAGAAACGATAGAGGTCAAACTCCACTTGCTGGTGTGTGCTTTAAAGGCAATCTAGAAATTACAAAACTTTTAGTCGAAAATGGCGCCGATATAGACGCTAATAATGGAATGGGGCTTACTCCATATAGTTTTGCTGTAATGTTTAATAGAGCCGATATCGCCAAATACCTACTAAGCAAGAGTAAAAAATGGGGATTTTTAAAGATTATTAGCCTAAAATTACTTGAGCTTATATCTAAATTTAAAGGCAAAAAAAGCCAAAAATCGGAATAA
- a CDS encoding HU family DNA-binding protein, with amino-acid sequence MTKAEFVSLVANKAGLTKKDAEAALDGVLETISEVLTKGDSVTFVGFGTFSVTERAARTAKVPSTGKEVKVPAKKVVKFKVGKNFKDAVANCKSCKKK; translated from the coding sequence ATGACAAAAGCAGAATTTGTAAGCCTTGTAGCTAATAAAGCTGGTTTAACAAAAAAAGATGCAGAAGCTGCACTTGATGGTGTCCTTGAGACAATTAGCGAAGTTCTAACAAAAGGTGATAGCGTTACTTTCGTTGGTTTTGGTACTTTTAGCGTAACTGAAAGAGCAGCTAGAACAGCTAAAGTCCCAAGTACTGGTAAAGAGGTTAAAGTTCCAGCTAAAAAAGTTGTTAAATTTAAAGTTGGTAAAAATTTCAAAGATGCGGTTGCTAACTGCAAATCTTGTAAGAAAAAATAA
- the cysK gene encoding cysteine synthase A, producing the protein MKIANSVSELIGNTPLIKINKFGVEANILAKCEFLNPSHSVKDRIALNMIESAIATNKIDKNTTIIEPTSGNTGVGLAMIAAERGLKIILTMPSSMSIERQKLLKAFGAELVLTDPKYGMQGAVDEALRLSKEIPNSFIPSQFDNPANPEMHKKTTALEIWNDTDGKVDILVAGFGTGGTVSGVGEILKSKNPNIKVIAVEPAKSPLLSKGEAGPHMIQGIGANFIPKNLNRDVVDEFLTVSNEDAIATAKALAQKEGLLVGISSGANIYAASQVAKANPGKTIVTILCDTGERYLSTVLYD; encoded by the coding sequence ATGAAAATTGCAAATAGCGTAAGCGAATTAATCGGCAACACTCCGCTTATCAAAATAAATAAATTCGGCGTTGAAGCTAATATTTTAGCTAAATGCGAATTTCTAAATCCTAGCCACTCGGTTAAAGATAGAATCGCTTTAAATATGATTGAGAGTGCCATCGCAACCAATAAAATTGATAAAAACACTACAATCATAGAACCAACAAGTGGCAACACAGGTGTAGGCCTAGCTATGATAGCAGCTGAGCGTGGGCTTAAAATTATTTTAACAATGCCAAGCTCAATGAGTATTGAGCGCCAAAAATTACTTAAAGCATTTGGTGCTGAATTGGTATTGACAGATCCAAAATATGGTATGCAAGGCGCTGTAGATGAAGCATTAAGGCTATCAAAAGAGATACCAAATAGCTTTATCCCAAGTCAATTTGATAACCCTGCAAACCCTGAAATGCATAAAAAGACAACCGCACTTGAAATTTGGAATGATACAGATGGTAAAGTCGATATATTAGTCGCTGGATTTGGTACTGGCGGGACGGTAAGCGGTGTTGGTGAGATACTAAAATCTAAAAATCCAAATATCAAAGTAATCGCAGTTGAACCAGCTAAATCACCACTTCTAAGCAAAGGCGAAGCCGGCCCACATATGATCCAAGGTATAGGTGCTAACTTCATACCAAAAAATTTAAATAGAGATGTTGTAGATGAGTTTTTAACTGTCTCAAATGAAGATGCGATCGCAACTGCTAAAGCATTAGCTCAAAAAGAAGGATTATTAGTCGGAATATCAAGTGGAGCAAATATATACGCTGCTAGCCAAGTAGCAAAGGCAAATCCAGGCAAAACAATCGTAACAATCTTATGCGATACTGGCGAGAGATATCTATCAACTGTGCTTTATGATTAA